A single Hemitrygon akajei chromosome 29, sHemAka1.3, whole genome shotgun sequence DNA region contains:
- the LOC140718541 gene encoding protein polyglycylase TTLL10-like: MGIFNRIHRAVLHEITVFKHSASQQHSTLLSRQILSQIPNNRILTTKVGLCTSLKEYERIAMKYSKGVSSHKTIKLGEFFPESYRMDVKSERQAFFDAYKAGQIWICKPGNLQEGRGIFLLRSVNDVKVLREKLQSVEQNPLLKPTQYNSIVHRVVQRYISRPLLLDGRKFDVRSFFLIACTSPYMAFFHHGYAKSTCNIYNPASDDLTCHLTNQASRICMW; the protein is encoded by the exons atgggaatatttaatcgtatccatcGAGCTGTGTTGCATGAGATCACGGTCTTCAAGCACTCCGCCTCTCAGCAGcactccaccctcctca GTAGGCAGATTCTCAGCCAGATCCCAAACAACAGGATACTGACCACTAAAGTAGGTCTCTGCACTTCCCTCAAGGAGTATGAGAGAATAGCAATGAAATATTCAAAGGGCGTGAGTTCACA TAAGACCATCAAGTTAGGTGAGTTTTTCCCCGAGTCGTACCGCATGGATGTGAAAAGTGAGCGACAGGCTTTCTTTGATGCCTACAAAG CAGGTCAGATTTGGATTTGTAAACCTGGCAATTTACAAGAGGGACGAGGAATCTTCCTCCTAAGGTCTGTGAATGATGTGAAAGTACTCCGTGAAAAGCTGCAAAGTGTGGAACAGAACCCACTGCTCAAGCCTACACAGTATAATTCCATCGTCCACAGGGTGGTGCAGAG ATACATCAGCCGACCACTACTCCTAGATGGCAGGAAGTTTGACGTCCgttccttcttcctgattgcCTGCACCTCACCATATATGGCCTTCTTTCACCATGGTTACGCCAAGTCAACCTGCAACATATATAACCCAGCTTCTGATGACCTGACATGTCACCTGACCAATCAGGCAAGTCGAATATGCATGTGGTGA
- the LOC140718542 gene encoding protein polyglycylase TTLL10-like, producing MVAQFIQRKNPRYKEMKEDTIWSMERLNDYINEKYMESKHLPKDWVFIDFTRRMQEIMRTCLNCAKTKLDSKLGFFDLMGCDFIIDQNFKVWLLEINANPSLQRHSSVLQSLIPRLVYETLDLVIEIFKKSRKGLLTLPLESQKEFVLIYNGMQKRQRSIPGREDKISPMLLKQTSQPKYLVKNPVRKQEESQSISDHEEVERKSLQKVSCPPPGGQLPSVTQIQSLSCKTHLVKANNPAYLKEWRTEAEALMIPMPVVPPFNRKFTQITQKSTSLESNLFSSREHILLPVPKPCRTTQ from the exons ATGGTGGCCCAG TTCATTCAAAGAAAGAACCCTAGGTACAAGGAGATGAAGGAAGACACGATCTGGTCAATGGAACGCTTGAATGACTACATTAATGAGAAGTACATGGAATCGAAACATCTCCCAAAGGACTGGGTCTTCATTGATTTTACA aggagaatgcaggagatcATGAGAACTTGTTTAAACTGTGCCAAGACCAAACTGGACTCAAAATTGGGCTTCTTTGACCTCATGGGCTGTGACTTTATTATTGATCAAAATTTCAAG GTCTGGTTACTGGAGATAAACGCCAACCCATCCCTACAGAGACACTCTTCTGTACTCCAATCTCTCATTCCCCGGCTGGTCTATGAGACTCTTG ATTTAGTAATTGAGATATTCAAGAAAAGCAGGAAAGGGTTGCTCACCTTACCACTTGAGTCACAAAAAGAGTTTGTGCTAATCTACAATGGCATGCAAAAGCGACAGAGGTCAATACCAGGGAGAGAAGATAAGATTTCCCCTATGCTTCTTAAACAAACTTCACAGCCAAAATATTTGGTGAAAAATCCTGTCAGAAAGCAAGAAGAGTCTCAGTCAATCTCGGACCATGAAGAAGTTGAAAGGAAAAGCCTTCAGAAGGTGTCCTGCCCACCACCTGGTGGACAGCTGCCAAGCGTTACCCAGATCCAGAGCCTGTCCTGTAAGACACACTTGGTGAAAGCCAACAACCCGGCATACTTGAAGGAGTGGAGAACTGAGGCTGAAGCCCTGATGATCCCCATGCCAGTTGTTCCTCCGTTCAACAGAAAATTCACACAGATAACTCAAAAAAGTACAAGTCTGGAGAGTAATCTATTCTCAAGTAGAGAGCACATTTTGCTTCCAGTCCCCAAACCATGCAGGACAACACAGTGA